One segment of Candidatus Eisenbacteria bacterium DNA contains the following:
- a CDS encoding FIST C-terminal domain-containing protein has product MLWVSAFGESPVLEEAVEYAAGRVRVELAGKSIDLVLAFLSRDFHDRYAEFPEMLQMALPHHVLIGCSAREVIGDGREGLGAPGLSLTAAHIPGSILTATALHSSDLPDMDAPRTAWQKLLDVPPEPVPSFLVFADPFTFHPGNILSGLDYAYPSSPKLGGLAGGARKMGGNALFLGNETRSDGIVLLAMAGNVEMRAEVVQGCRPVGDPMRVTRCDGGLLIELDGRSPLETIPRLLGSLPDRNRKAGVRDLMVGVQQDSLLEEAGAGSYLIRALMGQDPETGAMLVGETLRPGQMIRFHLRDKRTARVGLAKRLARIASEDRASRNRCVLLFPDEARGEGLYGEPETETRLVREHLGDLPLGGFYCGGALGPVAGATHLHGMASAFAVIRPKKTK; this is encoded by the coding sequence ATGCTCTGGGTTTCCGCTTTCGGCGAGTCGCCCGTTCTCGAGGAGGCGGTGGAGTACGCCGCCGGCCGCGTCCGGGTGGAGCTGGCGGGGAAGAGCATCGACCTGGTGCTCGCCTTCCTCTCCCGCGATTTCCACGACCGCTACGCCGAGTTCCCCGAGATGCTGCAGATGGCCCTTCCGCACCACGTGCTGATCGGCTGCAGCGCCCGGGAGGTGATCGGCGACGGCCGCGAGGGGTTGGGCGCGCCGGGGCTCTCCCTCACGGCGGCGCACATCCCCGGTTCGATCCTCACCGCCACGGCGCTCCACTCTTCGGACCTCCCCGACATGGACGCGCCCCGGACGGCGTGGCAGAAACTGCTCGACGTCCCCCCCGAACCGGTCCCCTCCTTCCTGGTTTTCGCCGATCCCTTTACTTTTCACCCCGGAAATATCCTTTCCGGCCTCGACTATGCCTACCCGTCGAGCCCGAAGCTGGGCGGCCTCGCCGGCGGCGCCCGCAAGATGGGGGGAAACGCCCTCTTTCTCGGGAATGAGACTCGGTCCGACGGGATCGTCCTTCTCGCAATGGCGGGAAACGTGGAGATGCGCGCCGAGGTCGTGCAGGGGTGCCGCCCCGTCGGCGATCCGATGCGCGTGACCCGTTGCGACGGCGGCCTGTTGATCGAGCTGGACGGGCGCTCTCCCCTGGAGACGATCCCCCGGCTTCTGGGATCCCTGCCGGACAGGAACCGGAAGGCGGGGGTCCGGGACCTGATGGTCGGCGTGCAACAGGATTCCCTTTTGGAAGAGGCCGGCGCCGGCTCCTATCTGATCCGGGCGCTGATGGGGCAGGACCCGGAGACGGGGGCGATGCTCGTGGGGGAAACGCTCCGCCCCGGCCAGATGATCCGCTTTCATCTGCGGGACAAGAGGACCGCGCGGGTCGGTCTCGCCAAGAGACTCGCCCGAATCGCGTCGGAGGACCGGGCGTCGCGGAACCGTTGCGTGCTCCTCTTCCCCGACGAGGCGCGCGGCGAGGGTCTCTACGGCGAGCCGGAAACGGAGACCCGGCTTGTGCGGGAACACCTCGGCGACCTTCCGCTGGGAGGATTCTACTGCGGAGGCGCGCTCGGCCCCGTCGCAGGCGCGACGCATCTGCACGGCATGGCGAGCGCCTTCGCCGTCATTCGCCCGAAGAAAACGAAATAG
- a CDS encoding M3 family oligoendopeptidase: protein MGTYPINWNLDSLYEGGSGSADFARLLDQCDRALDGYEKVLAALPERPGGEWARAALELQKIARDVWEAIAFIECLQARNVEDGRADLLMARAEAMNARQRSYRTRLGTLLLSAGDEEWRAFLAREELIAIAFPLEEQREVMRLKMDTNREVLAEELAVDGYHGWSRLYEKMAGSLRAEWTEGGETSRISMGQLHNKMENPDRETRRLAFEKLEEAWRSVAHPTAMALNNQAGFRLGLYKHRGWDSALDEPLRINRIRRETLDAMWGVVADESRRLLPFMERKCRLLGIDRMKWYDQNAPIGGSGRGYTYDEGAAFILEHFGGFSPDLRDFAAMVFEKGWIESEDRPGKRAGGFCTDFPIHRETRIFTTFGGTYGGVSTIGHELGHAYHTWLIRELPFWTTQYPMTLAETASTFCETLLLDAALETAESDAERLTLLAQKAEEAVTMMMNLRARFLFESAFFEARAKGALGPEELDEMMTRAQKEAYCDGLDPEGYHPLFWASKLHFYITSMPFYNFPYVFGYLFSNGIYARATAEGPAFAKRYENLLKDTGRMTCEDAARKHLGVDLARPEFWKSAVDIVLDGVERFNELADKS from the coding sequence ATGGGAACCTATCCGATCAACTGGAACCTGGATTCCCTCTACGAAGGGGGAAGCGGGTCGGCCGATTTCGCGCGGCTGTTGGACCAATGCGACCGCGCGCTGGACGGATACGAAAAGGTCCTGGCCGCCCTGCCGGAGCGGCCCGGCGGGGAATGGGCGCGGGCGGCGCTTGAACTCCAAAAGATCGCCCGCGACGTGTGGGAGGCGATCGCCTTCATCGAATGCCTCCAGGCGCGGAACGTCGAGGACGGGCGGGCCGACCTGCTCATGGCGCGCGCGGAGGCGATGAACGCGCGCCAGAGAAGCTACCGGACCCGGCTCGGCACGCTTCTGCTCTCCGCCGGCGACGAGGAATGGCGCGCCTTCCTCGCGAGGGAGGAACTAATCGCGATCGCCTTCCCCCTCGAGGAGCAGCGCGAGGTGATGCGCCTCAAGATGGACACGAACCGGGAGGTGCTCGCCGAGGAACTCGCCGTGGACGGCTACCACGGTTGGAGCCGGCTCTACGAGAAGATGGCCGGATCGCTCCGCGCCGAATGGACCGAGGGGGGAGAGACGAGCCGTATCTCCATGGGCCAGCTCCACAACAAGATGGAGAACCCGGACCGGGAGACGAGGCGCCTCGCCTTCGAGAAGCTGGAGGAGGCCTGGCGGTCCGTCGCGCACCCGACCGCCATGGCGCTCAACAATCAGGCCGGCTTTCGCCTCGGCCTGTACAAACACCGGGGATGGGACTCGGCGCTAGACGAGCCCCTCCGCATCAATCGCATCCGCCGGGAAACGCTGGACGCCATGTGGGGCGTGGTCGCCGACGAGAGCCGGCGCCTCCTCCCCTTCATGGAACGGAAGTGCCGCCTCCTCGGCATCGACCGGATGAAATGGTACGACCAGAACGCGCCCATCGGCGGGAGCGGCCGAGGCTACACCTACGACGAAGGAGCGGCGTTCATCCTGGAGCACTTCGGCGGCTTCAGCCCCGATCTGCGCGACTTCGCCGCCATGGTCTTCGAAAAGGGATGGATCGAGTCGGAGGACCGGCCGGGGAAGCGTGCGGGCGGCTTCTGCACCGATTTCCCGATCCACCGAGAGACGAGGATCTTCACCACCTTCGGCGGAACCTATGGAGGCGTGTCGACCATCGGCCACGAGCTGGGGCACGCCTATCACACGTGGCTGATCCGGGAACTCCCCTTCTGGACGACCCAGTACCCGATGACGCTGGCGGAGACGGCGAGCACCTTCTGCGAGACGCTCCTCCTGGACGCCGCGCTGGAGACGGCCGAATCGGACGCGGAGCGGCTCACACTCCTCGCCCAAAAGGCGGAGGAGGCGGTCACGATGATGATGAACCTGCGCGCCCGTTTCCTCTTCGAGTCCGCCTTCTTCGAGGCGCGGGCGAAGGGGGCTCTCGGCCCGGAGGAGCTGGACGAGATGATGACGCGCGCCCAGAAAGAGGCGTACTGCGACGGTCTCGACCCGGAAGGATATCACCCACTCTTTTGGGCGTCGAAACTGCACTTCTATATCACATCCATGCCCTTCTACAACTTCCCCTACGTCTTCGGGTATCTGTTCAGCAACGGCATCTACGCCCGGGCGACGGCGGAGGGACCGGCCTTCGCGAAGCGCTACGAGAACCTGCTGAAGGACACGGGACGGATGACCTGCGAGGATGCCGCGCGGAAGCACCTGGGCGTGGACCTGGCGCGGCCCGAGTTCTGGAAGAGCGCGGTGGACATCGTCCTGGACGGGGTGGAACGGTTCAACGAGCTGGCGGACAAAAGCTGA
- a CDS encoding patatin-like phospholipase family protein, with translation MGRKIGLALGGGGARGIAHIGVLKVLEREGIPINLIAGTSIGALVGAVYAAGIGPEELERKAIDYIHGADFRDSAIRAIERAHAGEERNWKERLQSFLQNRFLVVQAMFKPGILSAEEFRTVINYFIPDIQIDETRIPFRAVATDLKSGRLVAHETGSLRKAVMASCAVPGAVEPLKEGEMILSDGGAICLVPISVARAAGADVVVAVTVDRDICTATEFRNARTVTRRAAEILARQLENYELMEADVVIRPNVGDLHWSEFSQAEGLVREGERAAREKLEEIRRAAPRPVTRLRLEGLLRSLRRRVAIGEEEP, from the coding sequence ATGGGACGGAAGATCGGGCTCGCCCTCGGGGGCGGGGGGGCGCGGGGCATCGCCCACATCGGCGTGCTCAAGGTCCTGGAACGGGAAGGGATCCCCATCAACCTGATCGCCGGGACGAGCATCGGCGCGCTGGTCGGGGCCGTGTACGCCGCGGGGATCGGGCCGGAGGAGCTGGAGCGGAAGGCGATCGACTACATCCACGGCGCCGATTTCCGCGACTCCGCGATCCGGGCGATCGAGAGGGCTCACGCGGGCGAGGAGCGGAACTGGAAAGAACGCCTCCAGTCGTTTCTGCAGAACCGGTTCCTCGTGGTGCAGGCCATGTTCAAGCCGGGGATCCTCTCCGCCGAGGAGTTCCGCACCGTCATCAACTATTTCATACCCGATATACAAATCGATGAGACGCGGATTCCCTTCCGCGCCGTCGCCACCGACCTGAAAAGCGGACGGTTGGTGGCGCACGAGACCGGATCGCTCCGGAAGGCGGTGATGGCGAGCTGCGCCGTCCCGGGGGCGGTGGAACCTCTGAAGGAGGGGGAGATGATCCTCTCCGACGGGGGCGCGATCTGCCTGGTCCCCATCTCGGTGGCGCGCGCGGCGGGGGCGGACGTGGTGGTGGCGGTGACGGTGGACCGGGACATCTGCACGGCGACGGAGTTCCGGAACGCCCGCACCGTCACGCGCCGGGCCGCGGAGATCCTCGCCCGCCAGCTGGAAAACTACGAACTGATGGAGGCGGACGTGGTGATCCGGCCGAACGTCGGCGATCTGCACTGGTCCGAGTTCTCCCAGGCGGAGGGGCTGGTCCGGGAGGGGGAGCGGGCGGCGCGGGAGAAGCTGGAGGAGATTCGACGCGCCGCGCCGCGGCCCGTGACGCGCCTCAGGCTGGAAGGCCTCCTCCGGTCTCTCCGGCGCCGCGTCGCCATCGGGGAAGAGGAGCCGTAG
- the aceE gene encoding pyruvate dehydrogenase (acetyl-transferring), homodimeric type, with translation MEPRSCVPQLFDLDPLETAEWVEALDGVLRRDGPERARFLLRRVLCRAEMDKLGMELIQTPYMNTIPPEEEPEFPGDEWMEKRIRRIVRWNAMAMVSRANSRFPGIGGHISTYASAASLYEVGFNHFFRARTEERSGDHVFFQGHAAPGIYSRAFLEGRLSEESLDHFRRETEEGGLPSYCHPRRLPDFWEFPTVSMGLGPLNAIYQARFNRYLMNRGLRDTAESRVWCFVGDGETDEPESLGSLHLAANEELDNLIFVVNCNLQRLDGPVRGNGKIIQELEAVFRGSGWRVIKVVLGREWDELLKKDETGALLHRLNTTVDGWFQRYSVEGPAFVREHFFGGDERLAAMARDLTDEQIWHLRRGGHDYRKVYAAFARAAEPTGRPTAILVKTVKGWALGEGFEGKNVTHQLKKLNVEQLRAFRDKLELPIPDDELEKTPPYYHPGEESEEVRYLKERRRALGGSLPARRISSEALPAPEEKLFAEFGAGTPEGQEVSTTMAFARILRALVRDEKIGKRIVPIVPDEARTFGLDALFKEVGIYAQKGQLYEPVDHNLLLRYREEKNGQILEEGITEAGAMGSFTAAGTSYATHGLPMIPFYVFYSMFGFQRTGDLIWSFGDQKGRGFLLGATAGRTTLAGEGLQHNDGHSHLTASTIPNIRAYDPAFAYELAAIVREGIAAMAEREEDCFYYITLYNENYRMPPMPEGAERGIVEGIHPVRATEKRGGPEARLVASGAILREALAAAEILEERYGVSARVWSATSWQRLRADALAVERRNLLRPEKEEEKPLVTRALEEGAGPIVAVSDWVRAVPEMIARWAPGPFRALGTDGYGLSGTREGLRRHFEVDAAHIACAALAALAREGTFDAAAAARAREELGIDPDRPDPIGF, from the coding sequence ATGGAACCGCGTTCCTGCGTGCCGCAGCTCTTCGATCTCGATCCTCTGGAGACCGCCGAGTGGGTGGAGGCTCTGGACGGCGTCCTCCGCCGCGACGGACCGGAGAGGGCCCGCTTTCTCCTACGCCGCGTTCTCTGCCGCGCCGAGATGGACAAGCTCGGAATGGAGCTGATCCAGACCCCCTACATGAACACGATCCCGCCGGAGGAGGAGCCGGAGTTTCCCGGCGACGAATGGATGGAGAAGAGGATCCGGCGGATCGTCCGTTGGAACGCGATGGCGATGGTGAGCCGGGCCAACAGCCGCTTCCCCGGGATCGGCGGGCACATCTCCACCTACGCGAGCGCCGCCTCTCTCTACGAGGTCGGCTTCAACCATTTCTTCCGGGCGAGGACGGAGGAGCGCTCCGGCGACCACGTCTTCTTCCAGGGACACGCCGCGCCGGGGATTTACTCCCGCGCCTTTCTGGAGGGACGCCTGAGCGAGGAGTCGCTCGACCATTTCCGCCGCGAAACGGAGGAGGGGGGCCTTCCCTCCTACTGCCACCCGCGCCGCCTTCCCGACTTCTGGGAGTTCCCCACCGTCAGCATGGGGCTCGGTCCGTTGAACGCCATCTACCAGGCGCGCTTCAACCGTTACCTGATGAACCGCGGCCTCCGGGACACGGCGGAGAGCCGGGTATGGTGTTTCGTCGGCGACGGCGAGACCGACGAACCGGAGTCGCTCGGCTCGCTCCACCTCGCGGCGAACGAGGAGTTGGACAACCTGATCTTCGTGGTGAACTGCAACCTGCAGAGGCTCGACGGCCCGGTCCGCGGCAACGGCAAGATCATCCAGGAGCTGGAAGCGGTCTTCCGCGGCTCCGGCTGGCGGGTGATCAAGGTGGTGCTCGGCCGCGAATGGGACGAGCTTCTCAAGAAGGACGAGACCGGCGCGCTTCTGCACCGCCTGAACACGACGGTGGACGGCTGGTTCCAGCGCTACAGCGTGGAGGGTCCCGCCTTCGTGCGGGAGCACTTCTTCGGCGGCGACGAGCGGCTCGCCGCGATGGCCCGGGATCTGACGGACGAGCAGATCTGGCATCTCCGCCGGGGCGGCCACGACTATCGGAAGGTTTACGCCGCCTTCGCCCGCGCCGCCGAGCCGACGGGCCGGCCGACGGCGATTCTGGTCAAGACCGTCAAGGGATGGGCGCTCGGCGAGGGGTTCGAGGGGAAGAACGTCACCCACCAGCTGAAGAAGCTGAACGTGGAACAGCTCCGCGCCTTCCGCGACAAGCTGGAGCTGCCGATTCCGGACGATGAATTGGAGAAGACGCCCCCCTACTACCATCCGGGCGAGGAGAGCGAGGAGGTGCGCTATTTGAAGGAGAGGCGCCGCGCGCTGGGCGGTTCCCTGCCGGCGCGCCGCATTTCTTCCGAGGCGCTTCCGGCGCCGGAGGAGAAGCTCTTCGCCGAGTTCGGCGCGGGCACGCCGGAGGGGCAGGAGGTCTCCACCACCATGGCCTTCGCCCGGATCCTCCGCGCGCTCGTGCGGGACGAGAAGATCGGTAAGAGGATCGTGCCGATCGTGCCGGACGAGGCGCGCACCTTCGGTTTGGACGCCCTCTTCAAGGAGGTGGGGATCTACGCGCAGAAGGGGCAGCTCTACGAGCCGGTGGACCACAACCTCCTCCTCCGTTACCGCGAGGAAAAGAACGGGCAGATCCTCGAGGAGGGGATCACCGAGGCGGGAGCGATGGGGTCCTTCACGGCCGCCGGCACGAGCTACGCCACACACGGCCTCCCGATGATCCCCTTCTACGTCTTCTACTCCATGTTCGGCTTCCAGAGGACCGGCGATCTGATCTGGTCCTTCGGCGACCAGAAGGGGCGCGGCTTTCTCCTCGGCGCCACCGCCGGGCGGACCACCCTCGCCGGCGAGGGGCTGCAGCACAACGACGGCCACAGCCACCTGACGGCGTCGACGATCCCCAACATCCGCGCCTACGACCCCGCCTTCGCCTACGAGCTGGCGGCGATCGTCCGCGAGGGGATCGCGGCGATGGCGGAACGCGAGGAGGACTGCTTCTACTACATTACCCTTTACAACGAAAATTATCGAATGCCGCCGATGCCGGAAGGGGCGGAGCGGGGGATCGTGGAGGGGATCCACCCGGTCCGGGCGACGGAGAAGCGCGGCGGCCCGGAGGCGCGTCTCGTGGCGAGCGGGGCGATCCTTCGGGAGGCGCTCGCCGCGGCGGAGATTTTGGAGGAACGCTACGGCGTTTCGGCTCGCGTGTGGAGCGCCACGAGCTGGCAGAGGCTCCGCGCCGACGCCCTCGCCGTGGAGCGTCGCAACCTGCTCCGGCCGGAGAAGGAGGAGGAGAAGCCTCTGGTGACCCGCGCCCTCGAGGAAGGGGCGGGGCCGATCGTGGCCGTCTCGGACTGGGTGCGCGCGGTGCCGGAAATGATCGCCCGCTGGGCGCCCGGGCCCTTCCGCGCGCTCGGCACCGACGGGTACGGGCTGAGCGGCACCCGGGAAGGACTCCGCCGCCACTTCGAGGTGGACGCGGCGCACATCGCCTGCGCGGCCCTCGCCGCCCTCGCCCGGGAGGGAACCTTCGACGCCGCGGCGGCGGCCCGGGCGCGGGAGGAGTTGGGAATCGATCCGGATCGCCCCGATCCGATCGGTTTCTGA
- a CDS encoding NAD-dependent epimerase/dehydratase family protein gives MAPILVTGATGTIGTHLTALLNREGIEPRVLLRRPCPPEAWGDLRVRPVPGDLADRSEAGAERLQRAMEGARTVYHLAAPVRISGGDAAEQWETNRDGTARLYAAAARAGAALFLHVSTIGAVGASEDGEAVNEDSPWNLGAARNPYFDSKRAAEEYLLAPPGTPSPAGLPPRPAGPPVVVVNPSVVLGSRASVRKRARLLSRGEPPPLRAVERLPRWTVLLRLPLPAPPVTLNLVGAEDVARGILLASARGLPGRRYLLTGADVDWATALRLLRPWVRTAPPLPPIPRPLFSLFYRLFAPAALLAGRSPDRMRTRARLARYRWIYSSERARRELGWTAAPIEETLRAVLGPERARS, from the coding sequence ATGGCTCCCATCCTGGTGACCGGCGCGACCGGCACGATCGGGACGCACCTCACGGCGCTCCTGAACCGGGAAGGGATCGAGCCGCGCGTCCTTCTCCGCCGCCCCTGTCCGCCCGAGGCGTGGGGGGATCTGCGCGTCCGGCCCGTGCCGGGCGACCTCGCCGACCGGAGCGAAGCGGGGGCGGAGCGGCTCCAGCGGGCGATGGAGGGGGCGCGGACGGTTTACCATCTCGCCGCGCCGGTCCGCATCTCCGGCGGCGACGCGGCGGAGCAGTGGGAGACGAACCGGGACGGAACGGCGAGACTCTACGCCGCCGCCGCCCGCGCCGGCGCCGCGCTTTTCCTTCACGTCAGTACCATCGGCGCCGTGGGCGCGTCGGAGGACGGCGAAGCGGTGAACGAGGACTCCCCCTGGAACCTGGGCGCCGCCCGAAACCCCTACTTCGACTCCAAAAGAGCCGCGGAGGAATATCTCCTCGCGCCTCCCGGAACCCCTTCCCCCGCCGGACTGCCGCCGCGCCCCGCCGGCCCGCCCGTCGTCGTGGTGAACCCTTCGGTGGTGCTCGGCTCCCGCGCATCGGTCCGAAAAAGGGCGCGCCTCCTCTCCCGCGGCGAACCGCCCCCTCTCCGCGCCGTGGAACGTCTTCCCCGTTGGACGGTACTCCTCCGCCTCCCCCTTCCGGCGCCGCCCGTCACGCTGAACCTGGTCGGCGCGGAAGACGTGGCCCGGGGGATTCTCCTCGCCTCCGCGCGCGGCCTCCCGGGAAGGCGCTATCTTCTGACCGGCGCGGACGTGGACTGGGCGACGGCGCTCCGCCTTCTCCGGCCGTGGGTGCGGACCGCCCCTCCCCTTCCGCCGATCCCCCGCCCCCTCTTCTCCCTCTTCTACCGCCTCTTCGCGCCGGCGGCGCTCCTCGCCGGCCGCTCCCCCGATCGGATGCGAACCCGCGCCCGGCTCGCCCGCTATCGCTGGATCTACTCCTCCGAGAGGGCACGCCGTGAACTGGGATGGACGGCCGCGCCGATCGAGGAGACGCTCCGCGCGGTTCTGGGGCCCGAGCGCGCGCGCTCCTGA
- a CDS encoding MATE family efflux transporter, producing the protein MQRLAERMGIRHGREIFSLAAPTILTMFSHTLMWTVDSAFLGHVSSLALASAGLGGMLTWTVYTLFNGLSRVTSTFVSQAEGRRDLGAVGDYTWQGIYIALIAGALLTVGGYYSHIVLGWTGNAPDIQQNAYVYVRYRTLSATATQLLMCLTGFFNGRKDMKTPMYAGVGANVLNVILDAILIFGWEGIPVGGARLFASPAMGLKGAAIATSIAVFANAAVLLMVLFGRKIFRVRYKIHLPRVPALAKIADLVRVGFPASIGNFIDMLSFFLFTALIGRTGEAGLAASQITIQILSFSFMPLWGLTISATVLVGNEIGKGDLDRAERYGNEAYRIAVYYTFLLALLIVGLGRPIFGVFTSDPRVLALAGGLAALAALFQVFDGLRMIGLGILEGAGDTRFPMGLAFVTLLCVFVPLTYLAVEVMGGDVRHAWIVGIFSYLLMAGGTYLRFRAGTWRGMCIFSGEEAALGD; encoded by the coding sequence TTGCAGCGTCTGGCGGAAAGAATGGGGATCCGGCACGGCCGGGAGATCTTCTCCCTCGCCGCGCCCACGATCCTCACCATGTTCTCCCACACGCTGATGTGGACGGTGGACTCCGCCTTTCTGGGGCACGTCTCCAGCCTCGCCCTCGCCTCGGCGGGACTGGGCGGCATGCTCACCTGGACCGTGTATACACTGTTCAACGGTCTCTCGCGGGTCACCTCCACCTTCGTCTCCCAGGCGGAGGGGAGGCGCGATCTCGGCGCGGTCGGGGACTATACCTGGCAGGGGATCTACATCGCCCTCATCGCCGGCGCGCTCCTCACCGTGGGCGGCTACTACAGCCACATCGTCCTCGGCTGGACGGGGAACGCCCCGGACATTCAGCAGAACGCCTACGTCTACGTCCGCTACCGCACCCTCTCCGCGACGGCCACGCAGCTGCTGATGTGCCTCACCGGATTCTTCAACGGCCGCAAGGACATGAAGACGCCGATGTACGCCGGCGTCGGCGCGAACGTGCTGAACGTGATCCTCGACGCGATTCTCATCTTCGGGTGGGAGGGGATCCCGGTCGGCGGCGCGCGCCTCTTCGCCTCCCCCGCGATGGGGCTGAAGGGGGCGGCGATCGCCACAAGCATCGCGGTCTTCGCCAACGCGGCGGTCCTCCTTATGGTCCTCTTCGGGCGGAAGATCTTTCGCGTCCGCTACAAGATCCACCTCCCACGCGTCCCCGCCCTCGCCAAGATCGCCGACCTGGTGCGGGTCGGTTTTCCGGCGAGCATCGGCAACTTCATCGACATGCTCTCCTTCTTCCTCTTCACGGCGCTGATCGGAAGGACCGGTGAGGCGGGGCTCGCGGCGAGCCAGATCACGATCCAGATCCTCTCCTTCTCCTTCATGCCCCTCTGGGGGCTCACCATCTCCGCGACCGTTCTGGTGGGGAACGAGATCGGCAAGGGGGACCTGGACCGCGCGGAGCGCTACGGGAACGAGGCGTACCGGATCGCCGTCTACTACACCTTCCTTCTCGCGCTTCTCATCGTCGGTCTCGGCCGGCCGATCTTCGGCGTCTTCACCAGCGACCCGCGGGTGCTCGCCTTGGCGGGGGGCCTCGCCGCGCTGGCGGCGCTCTTCCAGGTCTTCGACGGACTCCGCATGATCGGCCTCGGCATCCTCGAGGGGGCGGGGGACACCCGCTTCCCGATGGGACTCGCCTTCGTGACTCTCCTCTGCGTCTTCGTCCCACTCACCTATCTGGCCGTCGAAGTGATGGGGGGGGACGTGCGCCACGCCTGGATCGTGGGGATCTTCAGCTATCTACTGATGGCGGGAGGGACCTATCTGCGTTTCCGCGCGGGGACATGGAGGGGAATGTGCATCTTCTCCGGCGAAGAGGCGGCCCTCGGCGACTGA